The following coding sequences lie in one Glycine max cultivar Williams 82 chromosome 19, Glycine_max_v4.0, whole genome shotgun sequence genomic window:
- the LOC100816622 gene encoding uncharacterized protein isoform X1, with translation MMKKVKEFLKYIPVSKSQLLDAIILSIQDDIDAHHFRLLTSCLDSILHAEHKTILEEMRSDYQLTDSLQQLVSNPNVKEEGNLYDYQPALDLTALLRSLDIPTKKDYDTGSRVTIATRFQRAFMQLLSNAQFEELSARDLMLTSALNTDYLLTLPVYVDWKRAYESNAIIFRRGYATEKQKGLLIVEKLDYLQSKFLRRTFFAISEPLTKLGTWISELYENASQKHEVQNWTERLRLWLKELSVFQKSLLYNDPASDEQIGEDQVPNVELPIWLAAQRAVARYEGILSPVGPR, from the exons ATGatgaagaaggtgaaggaatTTCTAAAATACATCCCTGTTTCCAAGTCCCAACTCCTAGACGCCATCATCCTCTCTATCCAAGATGATATTGATGCCCATCACTTTCGTCTTCTCACCTC ATGCTTAGACTCTATACTTCATGCCGAGCATAAAACTATCTTAGAGGAGATGCGTTCCGATTATCAACTTACAGATTCACTCCAACAACTTGTGTCCAATCCCAATGTCAAGGAGGAAGGGAACCTCTATGACTATCAGCCTGCTTTGGACCTCACCGCTCTTTTACGATCTCTCGACATACCTACCAAGAAAGATTATGATACGGGCTCCAG AGTTACCATTGCTACCCGTTTCCAACGTGCTTTCATGCAGCTTCTTTCAAATGCACAATTTGAAGAACTATCAGCTAGGGACCTGATGTTAACGTCTGCATTGAACACAGACTATCTCCTTACCTTGCCAGTATATGTTGATTGGAAGAGGGCATATGAGTCTAATGCCATAATATTTAG gcGTGGCTATGCAACTGAGAAGCAGAAGGGCCTATTAATTGTTGAAAAACTGGATTACTTACAGTCTAAGTTTCTTCGAAGAACCTTCTTTGCTATATCAGAACCACTAACAAAACTTGGCACCTGGATAAGTGAG CTTTACGAAAATGCCAGTCAGAAACATGAAGTACAAAATTGGACAGAAAGATTGAGGCTTTGGCTAAAGGAATTGTCAGTATTTCAGAAATCACTACTTTATAATGACCCTGCTTCAGATGAGCAAATAGGTGAGGACCAAGTACCAAATGTAGAACTTCCTATTTGGCTGGCAGCTCAAAGGGCAGTAGCTCGATATGAAGGGATTTTGTCACCAGTTGGTCCCCGTTAG
- the LOC100816622 gene encoding uncharacterized protein isoform X2, with amino-acid sequence MMKKVKEFLKYIPVSKSQLLDAIILSIQDDIDAHHFRLLTSCLDSILHAEHKTILEEMRSDYQLTDSLQQLVSNPNVKEEGNLYDYQPALDLTALLRSLDIPTKKDYDTGSRVTIATRFQRAFMQLLSNAQFEELSARDLMLTSALNTDYLLTLPVYVDWKRAYESNAIIFRRGYATEKQKGLLIVEKLDYLQSKFLRRTFFAISEPLTKLGTWISEVIFLCFTKMPVRNMKYKIGQKD; translated from the exons ATGatgaagaaggtgaaggaatTTCTAAAATACATCCCTGTTTCCAAGTCCCAACTCCTAGACGCCATCATCCTCTCTATCCAAGATGATATTGATGCCCATCACTTTCGTCTTCTCACCTC ATGCTTAGACTCTATACTTCATGCCGAGCATAAAACTATCTTAGAGGAGATGCGTTCCGATTATCAACTTACAGATTCACTCCAACAACTTGTGTCCAATCCCAATGTCAAGGAGGAAGGGAACCTCTATGACTATCAGCCTGCTTTGGACCTCACCGCTCTTTTACGATCTCTCGACATACCTACCAAGAAAGATTATGATACGGGCTCCAG AGTTACCATTGCTACCCGTTTCCAACGTGCTTTCATGCAGCTTCTTTCAAATGCACAATTTGAAGAACTATCAGCTAGGGACCTGATGTTAACGTCTGCATTGAACACAGACTATCTCCTTACCTTGCCAGTATATGTTGATTGGAAGAGGGCATATGAGTCTAATGCCATAATATTTAG gcGTGGCTATGCAACTGAGAAGCAGAAGGGCCTATTAATTGTTGAAAAACTGGATTACTTACAGTCTAAGTTTCTTCGAAGAACCTTCTTTGCTATATCAGAACCACTAACAAAACTTGGCACCTGGATAAGTGAGGTTATATTTTTGTG CTTTACGAAAATGCCAGTCAGAAACATGAAGTACAAAATTGGACAGAAAGATTGA
- the LOC100816622 gene encoding uncharacterized protein isoform X3: MMKKVKEFLKYIPVSKSQLLDAIILSIQDDIDAHHFRLLTSCLDSILHAEHKTILEEMRSDYQLTDSLQQLVSNPNVKEEGNLYDYQPALDLTALLRSLDIPTKKDYDTGSRVTIATRFQRAFMQLLSNAQFEELSARDLMLTSALNTDYLLTLPVYVDWKRAYESNAIIFRRGYATEKQKGLLIVEKLDYLQSKFLRRTFFAISEPLTKLGTWITLRKCQSET, encoded by the exons ATGatgaagaaggtgaaggaatTTCTAAAATACATCCCTGTTTCCAAGTCCCAACTCCTAGACGCCATCATCCTCTCTATCCAAGATGATATTGATGCCCATCACTTTCGTCTTCTCACCTC ATGCTTAGACTCTATACTTCATGCCGAGCATAAAACTATCTTAGAGGAGATGCGTTCCGATTATCAACTTACAGATTCACTCCAACAACTTGTGTCCAATCCCAATGTCAAGGAGGAAGGGAACCTCTATGACTATCAGCCTGCTTTGGACCTCACCGCTCTTTTACGATCTCTCGACATACCTACCAAGAAAGATTATGATACGGGCTCCAG AGTTACCATTGCTACCCGTTTCCAACGTGCTTTCATGCAGCTTCTTTCAAATGCACAATTTGAAGAACTATCAGCTAGGGACCTGATGTTAACGTCTGCATTGAACACAGACTATCTCCTTACCTTGCCAGTATATGTTGATTGGAAGAGGGCATATGAGTCTAATGCCATAATATTTAG gcGTGGCTATGCAACTGAGAAGCAGAAGGGCCTATTAATTGTTGAAAAACTGGATTACTTACAGTCTAAGTTTCTTCGAAGAACCTTCTTTGCTATATCAGAACCACTAACAAAACTTGGCACCTGGATAA CTTTACGAAAATGCCAGTCAGAAACATGA